Proteins from one Fragaria vesca subsp. vesca linkage group LG6, FraVesHawaii_1.0, whole genome shotgun sequence genomic window:
- the LOC101311601 gene encoding serine/threonine-protein kinase WNK8-like — protein sequence MERTKSDASDYDEFVEQDPTGRYYRYDDVLGKGAFKTVYKAFDEDEGIEVAWSKVKPADDAELHRLFSEIDLLKSLKHDNIIKIFSWWVSEDDGKGKKKKTVNMITELFTSGSLKQYRKKHTNVEVKAIKKWARQILKGLSYLHSHDPPIVHRDLKCDNVFINGFNGEVKIGDFGFALVMHGQGSTEHEVIGTPEFIAPEMYEENYNELVDIYSFGSQVKQFIEKCLVPASRRLSAIELLDDPFLAADDSKVPRSFPMDIDTASDRVSSKSSSSSILECHRFTKNNALTLRAKRNSDSSKAIALTLSVAGSRGKKKTIEFDFYPNSDTAVSIAGEMVDQELGLSTEDVSAVAELIDRLVMKIVPMWRPTSSVGAYSSCTTTSSYSTKNSVVSSMEIWKSFSTSSNCSLQSAELSLLDKHHYDNLKAEIDSIDAQFQQRFVELVEKKEEAIQSAKKNWSISHEKKSFNLSKIWSLLTEKEISGK from the exons ATGGAGCGTACCAAATCCGATGCGAGTGACTACGACGAGTTTGTGGAGCAAGACCCCACCGGGAGGTACTACCGTTACGACGACGTTTTGGGGAAGGGGGCTTTCAAGACTGTCTACAAGGCCTTTGATGAGGACGAAGGTATCGAAGTGGCCTGGAGCAAAGTCAAGCCTGCCGACGATGCTGAGCTTCACCGTTTGTTTTCCGAGATTGATCTGCTCAAGTCTTTAAAACATGATAACATCATCAAGATTTTCAGCTGGTGGGTCTCGGAGGATGATGGTAAAGGGAAGAAGAAGAAAACTGTGAATATGATCACGGAGTTGTTCACTTCCGGGAGCTTGAAGCAGTATCGAAAGAAGCACACCAATGTCGAAGTCAAGGCCATCAAGAAATGGGCCAGGCAGATTCTCAAGGGCTTAAGCTATCTGCATTCTCATGACCCTCCCATTGTTCATAGGGATTTGAAGTGTGACAATGTGTTTATCAATGGCTTCAATGGGGAGGTCAAGATTGGGGATTTTGGGTTTGCGTTGGTGATGCATGGGCAGGGTAGTACTGAGCATGAAGTGATTGGCACGCCGGAGTTTATAGCGCCGGAGATGTATGAAGAGAATTATAATGAGCTGGTGGATATCTATTCTTTCG GATCTCAAGTCAAGCAGTTCATTGAGAAGTGTCTAGTTCCTGCATCAAGGAGATTGTCTGCAATAGAGCTCTTGGATGATCCATTCCTTGCAGCTGATGATTCAAAGGTGCCTAGATCTTTTCCCATGGACATTGATACCGCAAGTGACAGAGTGAGCTCCAAATCATCTAGCTCTTCAATCCTGGAGTGTCATAGGTTCACAAAGAATAATGCATTGACATTAAGAGCAAAGAGGAATTCTGATAGTAGTAAAGCTATTGCGTTGACATTGAGTGTTGCTGGTAGCCGTGGGAAGAAGAAAACTATTGAGTTTGATTTCTATCCGAATTCAGATACTGCTGTTTCGATTGCTGGTGAGATGGTTGATCAGGAGCTTGGTCTTTCAACTGAAGATGTGTCTGCCGTGGCTGAGTTGATTGATAGATTGGTTATGAAGATTGTGCCCATGTGGAGACCCACTTCTTCAGTTGGAGCATATAGCTCATGTACCACTACTAGCTCGTATTCAACAAAGAACTCTGTTGTCTCGAGCATGGAAATATGGAAGAGCTTCAGCACGTCAAGCAATTGTTCCTTGCAGTCAGCTGAGTTATCTTTACTGGACAAACATCACTATGATAATCTAAAAGCGGAGATCGATTCTATTGATGCACAGTTTCAACAACGTTTTGTTGAGCTGGTGGAGAAGAAGGAAGAAGCCATCCAAAGTGCAAAGAAGAA